A window of Blattabacterium cuenoti contains these coding sequences:
- the proS gene encoding proline--tRNA ligase codes for MNYSLTKQSQDYSKWYNDIIIKSELAEFSGVRGFMIIKPYGFSIWENMKKELDKMLKESGHENIYFPLVIPKYSLFFDEKENNHFHNKECAVITHYRLKKQQYKNQFEIDDDAKLKEELIIRPTSESIVWPTYKRWIQSYRNLPILFNQWGNAVRWEMKTRLFIRTSEFLWQEGHTAHATKEEAMYEAKKILNIYTNFSEKFLAIPVIQGIKPNMDKFSGSDITYCIESIMQDGKALQIATSHFLGQNFSKAFNVKFMTKNGNTEYVWGTSWGISTRLIGALVMLHSDDHGLILPPTISPIQVIIIPIFKNQTEFNQINTIVYRLKNNLEKQGIRVKYDKNQYMTPGCKFHKYEMKGIPIRISIGPHEINNQIVELFRRDTYKKDYMSLDKIASLISTLLKKIQTNIYEKAVNRINNLSYTLDNYDEFKQKIRNTGGFIFAHWDGTIKTGKQIQEETEATIRCIPINNNDNLKIGGKCIYSGNPSDQRVIFAKSY; via the coding sequence ATGAATTATTCGTTAACCAAACAAAGCCAAGATTATTCTAAATGGTATAATGATATTATTATTAAATCTGAATTAGCAGAATTTTCAGGAGTTCGTGGTTTTATGATTATTAAACCATATGGATTTTCTATTTGGGAAAACATGAAAAAAGAATTAGATAAAATGTTGAAAGAATCTGGACATGAAAATATTTATTTTCCACTTGTAATTCCAAAATATTCTTTATTTTTTGATGAAAAAGAAAATAACCACTTTCATAATAAAGAATGTGCAGTCATCACTCATTATAGATTAAAAAAACAACAATATAAAAATCAATTTGAAATAGATGATGATGCTAAATTAAAAGAAGAATTAATTATTAGACCAACTTCAGAAAGCATTGTTTGGCCAACCTATAAAAGGTGGATACAATCTTATAGAAACTTACCTATTCTTTTCAATCAATGGGGAAATGCTGTAAGATGGGAGATGAAAACACGATTATTTATTAGAACTTCAGAATTTTTATGGCAGGAAGGACATACAGCTCACGCTACAAAAGAAGAAGCTATGTATGAAGCTAAAAAAATATTAAATATATATACTAATTTTTCTGAAAAATTTTTAGCTATTCCAGTTATACAAGGAATAAAACCAAATATGGATAAATTTTCTGGATCTGATATCACTTATTGTATTGAATCTATCATGCAAGATGGAAAAGCTTTACAAATCGCTACTTCTCATTTTTTAGGACAAAATTTTTCAAAAGCCTTTAATGTCAAGTTTATGACTAAAAATGGAAATACAGAATACGTATGGGGGACTTCTTGGGGGATATCTACACGATTAATAGGAGCATTAGTAATGTTACATTCAGATGATCATGGTTTAATTTTACCTCCAACAATATCCCCAATACAAGTTATTATTATTCCTATTTTTAAAAATCAAACAGAATTTAATCAAATAAACACAATAGTTTATAGACTAAAAAATAATTTAGAAAAACAAGGAATTAGAGTAAAATATGATAAAAATCAATATATGACTCCAGGATGTAAATTCCACAAATATGAAATGAAAGGAATACCAATCAGAATTAGCATAGGACCACATGAAATTAATAATCAAATAGTAGAATTATTCAGAAGAGATACATATAAAAAAGATTATATGTCATTAGATAAAATAGCATCGTTGATATCTACACTTCTTAAAAAAATTCAAACAAATATATATGAAAAAGCTGTCAATAGAATAAATAATTTATCTTACACATTAGATAATTATGATGAATTTAAACAAAAAATACGTAATACAGGAGGATTTATATTTGCTCATTGGGATGGAACAATAAAGACAGGAAAACAGATTCAAGAAGAAACAGAAGCAACAATTCGTTGTATTCCTATTAATAATAATGATAATTTAAAAATTGGTGGTAAATGTATTTATTCTGGTAATCCATCTGATCAAAGAGTAATTTTTGCCAAATCTTACTAA
- the accB gene encoding acetyl-CoA carboxylase biotin carboxyl carrier protein: MDLKEIKSLIKVVYKYEIDEIKIQIGKTTISIKNNIFLKKKNYKLVNQNNNQEQYYSVSDSEKNFNNNGYFTIKSPMIGTFYRRSNPNQDPFVKIGDNVKIGTKICIIEAMKLFNDIESEVEGKIVKIFVEDSTPVDYNQPLFLIKINNN; the protein is encoded by the coding sequence ATGGATTTAAAAGAAATTAAATCTTTGATTAAAGTAGTTTATAAATACGAAATTGATGAAATCAAAATACAAATAGGAAAAACTACAATTTCTATTAAAAACAACATTTTTTTAAAAAAAAAAAATTATAAATTAGTTAATCAAAATAATAATCAAGAACAATATTATTCTGTTTCAGATTCAGAAAAAAATTTTAATAATAATGGATATTTTACAATTAAATCTCCAATGATTGGAACATTTTATAGAAGATCAAATCCTAATCAAGATCCTTTTGTAAAAATTGGTGATAATGTTAAGATAGGAACCAAAATTTGTATTATAGAAGCAATGAAATTATTTAATGATATTGAATCGGAAGTTGAAGGTAAAATTGTAAAAATATTTGTTGAAGATTCCACCCCAGTTGATTATAATCAACCTTTATTTCTTATTAAAATTAATAATAATTAA
- a CDS encoding DUF4295 family protein, producing MNNKKYIATNKNVKKMILAIRIIKSKYGCYSFEKKMIHNNEIQSFFFKN from the coding sequence ATGAATAATAAAAAATATATAGCAACAAATAAAAATGTAAAAAAAATGATTTTAGCTATTAGAATTATTAAATCAAAATATGGTTGTTATTCTTTTGAAAAAAAAATGATACATAATAATGAAATACAATCATTTTTTTTTAAAAATTAA
- the rpmG gene encoding 50S ribosomal protein L33: MVKKNNRIQVILECIEQKKIGIPGCSRYITTKNKKTFPNRMELKKYNPILKKYTIHKEIK; this comes from the coding sequence ATGGTAAAAAAAAATAATAGAATTCAGGTTATATTAGAATGTATTGAACAAAAAAAGATTGGAATTCCAGGTTGTTCTAGATATATTACAACAAAAAATAAAAAAACATTTCCTAATAGAATGGAATTAAAAAAGTATAATCCAATTTTAAAAAAATATACTATTCATAAAGAAATAAAATAA
- the rpmB gene encoding 50S ribosomal protein L28: MSNVCELTGKKVMIGNKVSHSNNRNKRFFKINLCKKRFFITTKKKWITVKVSTYAIRIINKIGIEKALQRFKYKIY, translated from the coding sequence ATGTCCAACGTTTGCGAATTAACTGGTAAAAAAGTCATGATAGGAAATAAAGTATCTCATTCTAATAATAGAAATAAGAGATTTTTTAAAATTAATTTATGTAAAAAACGTTTTTTTATAACAACCAAAAAAAAATGGATTACTGTAAAAGTATCTACATATGCTATTAGAATCATTAATAAAATTGGAATAGAAAAAGCATTACAACGTTTTAAATATAAAATATATTAA
- a CDS encoding DNA recombination protein RmuC gives MFNWVIFVFSSIFIVLIVVILNFIKKTELKNIQHQTNYQYDKIAFFNSLKEVKNDTTQTIKDFQNFIDQKINFYISNQSEKLMMFHQVQEKLVKKTEDKLEEIRQNVSDKLQNSLNSNLGKSFEIIENQFYSLQQGLSDVKNLSKDVNALKRTLNHVKICGSFSEMQLSMLLQQILSPDQYACNVITNPNTNFVVEFAIKLPGLKDGNMIWLPIDVKFPKETYEKIQIAYEMGDRKKLEFAKKNMESVLKTMSKSINEKYIAPPYTTDFAILFLPFEGIYAEIIKNSHLLEELQRKYKIVLAGPSTLAAMLNSLQIGFRTLAIQKKSSEVWKMLEIVKQEFNKFGFLLNQAKKKLESASSDIEKVMVVRKNLVEKKLKNLENSS, from the coding sequence ATGTTTAATTGGGTTATTTTTGTATTTTCTTCAATATTTATTGTGTTGATTGTTGTTATATTGAATTTTATTAAAAAAACTGAATTAAAAAATATTCAACATCAAACAAATTATCAATATGATAAAATTGCATTTTTTAATTCTTTAAAAGAAGTAAAAAACGACACAACACAAACAATAAAAGATTTTCAAAATTTTATAGATCAAAAAATTAATTTTTATATCAGTAATCAATCAGAAAAATTAATGATGTTTCATCAAGTACAAGAAAAATTAGTGAAAAAAACTGAAGATAAACTTGAAGAAATAAGACAAAATGTTAGTGATAAATTGCAAAATTCTCTCAATTCTAATTTAGGAAAATCATTTGAAATTATTGAAAATCAATTTTATTCTTTACAACAAGGATTAAGTGATGTAAAAAATCTTTCAAAAGATGTTAATGCATTAAAAAGAACATTAAATCATGTTAAAATATGTGGTAGTTTTAGTGAAATGCAATTATCAATGCTTTTACAACAAATATTATCTCCTGATCAATATGCTTGTAATGTTATTACTAACCCTAATACTAATTTTGTTGTTGAATTTGCTATTAAACTTCCAGGATTAAAAGATGGCAATATGATTTGGTTACCTATAGATGTTAAATTTCCGAAAGAAACTTATGAAAAAATTCAAATAGCGTATGAAATGGGTGACAGAAAAAAATTAGAATTTGCTAAAAAAAATATGGAATCTGTCTTAAAAACAATGTCTAAAAGTATTAATGAAAAGTATATTGCTCCTCCATATACAACAGATTTTGCTATATTATTTTTACCATTTGAAGGTATATATGCAGAAATTATTAAAAATTCTCATTTATTAGAAGAATTACAAAGAAAGTATAAAATAGTGCTTGCTGGTCCGTCTACATTAGCTGCTATGTTAAATAGTTTACAAATTGGATTTCGTACTTTAGCTATTCAGAAAAAAAGCTCAGAAGTGTGGAAAATGTTAGAAATTGTTAAACAAGAATTTAATAAATTTGGATTTTTATTAAATCAAGCTAAAAAAAAATTAGAATCTGCATCTTCAGATATAGAAAAAGTTATGGTAGTAAGAAAAAATTTAGTAGAAAAAAAATTAAAAAATTTAGAAAATTCTTCTTAA
- the htpG gene encoding molecular chaperone HtpG: MKKKISVTSKNIFPIIKRFLYSDKEIFLRELIANATDAILKLETLSKLGKIDINLGYLKIDISINTEDNTIHILDNGIGMTEEEIAKYINQIAFSGAEEFIKTYKYNSNKAIIGHFGLGFYSAFMVSKKVMIITQSYQDKYPTVCWTCEGSPEIDIKILQKKKIRGTEIILFINDDSKEFLDNYRIIELFNKYCKFMPVPIYFHKNENKKDKQIMVNNIHPIWNKTPSNLKNQDYLDFYCELYQHQSFTDVLFWVHLNIDHPFHLTGVLYFPKSISTMEIQRDQIHLYKNQVYITKNLKGIVPDFLSFLKGVIDSPDIPLNVSRSHLQYDKSVKNISKYITRKVADKLFFLFKKDRTSFQHNWKYIKIIIEYGIITEQNFFEKANKFFLYPTVNEDFFLLEEYKNKVKHKQTNKDGKIIFLYTTDKDKQDSQIKLATERSYEVLIFDSPLTIHLIQKIELEYRDILFIRVDSDHIDKLIHKTNTIQYTSQLSEKEQETIKTLVNSISLIKEYHLSIKLEHLSQKDYPFLIIIPEYSRRIKEMNYQKQNDKDKLHQLIINTNHPIIYKILKESNNNHKIHILTESLMLTLLSKNLLRGKNLTSFILQKFKDIVSQQ; encoded by the coding sequence ATGAAGAAAAAAATTAGTGTAACTTCGAAAAATATTTTTCCAATTATTAAGAGATTTCTTTATTCTGATAAAGAAATTTTTTTACGAGAATTAATTGCTAATGCAACTGATGCAATTTTAAAATTAGAAACTTTATCAAAATTAGGAAAAATAGATATTAATTTAGGATATTTAAAAATAGATATCAGTATAAATACAGAAGATAATACTATTCATATTTTGGATAATGGAATTGGAATGACTGAAGAAGAAATAGCGAAATATATTAATCAAATAGCATTTTCTGGTGCTGAAGAATTTATAAAAACATATAAATATAATTCAAATAAAGCTATAATTGGACATTTTGGATTAGGTTTTTATTCTGCTTTTATGGTATCAAAAAAAGTTATGATTATCACTCAATCATATCAGGATAAATATCCTACTGTTTGTTGGACATGTGAAGGTTCACCAGAAATAGATATCAAAATATTACAAAAAAAAAAAATAAGAGGAACAGAAATTATTTTATTTATTAATGATGATAGCAAAGAATTTTTGGATAATTATAGAATTATAGAATTATTCAACAAGTATTGTAAATTTATGCCTGTACCTATTTATTTTCATAAAAATGAAAATAAAAAAGATAAACAAATTATGGTGAATAATATTCATCCTATTTGGAATAAAACACCTTCTAATTTAAAAAATCAAGATTATTTAGATTTTTATTGTGAATTATATCAACATCAATCATTTACTGATGTATTATTTTGGGTACATTTAAATATTGATCATCCTTTTCATTTAACAGGTGTATTATATTTTCCAAAATCAATAAGTACAATGGAAATACAAAGAGATCAAATCCATTTGTATAAAAATCAAGTCTATATTACTAAAAATTTAAAAGGAATAGTACCAGATTTTTTAAGTTTTTTAAAAGGAGTTATAGATTCTCCAGATATTCCACTGAATGTATCAAGATCTCATTTACAATATGATAAATCTGTAAAAAATATTTCAAAATATATTACTAGAAAAGTCGCAGATAAATTATTTTTTTTATTTAAAAAAGATAGAACAAGTTTTCAACATAATTGGAAATACATAAAAATTATTATAGAATATGGTATAATAACTGAACAAAATTTTTTTGAAAAAGCAAATAAATTTTTTCTTTATCCAACAGTTAATGAAGATTTCTTCTTATTAGAAGAATATAAAAATAAAGTCAAACATAAACAAACAAATAAAGACGGTAAAATTATTTTTTTATATACTACCGATAAAGATAAACAAGATAGTCAAATTAAATTAGCAACAGAACGTTCTTATGAAGTATTAATTTTTGATAGTCCATTAACTATTCATTTAATACAAAAAATAGAATTAGAATATAGAGATATTTTGTTTATTCGTGTAGATTCAGATCATATTGATAAATTAATTCACAAAACAAATACAATTCAATATACATCTCAATTATCTGAAAAAGAACAAGAAACGATTAAAACATTAGTTAATAGTATATCATTAATAAAAGAATATCATCTATCTATAAAATTAGAACATCTTTCTCAAAAAGATTATCCATTTTTAATAATAATTCCTGAATATTCAAGAAGAATAAAAGAAATGAATTATCAAAAACAAAATGATAAAGATAAATTACATCAATTAATTATAAATACCAATCATCCTATCATATATAAAATATTAAAAGAATCAAATAATAACCACAAAATTCATATTCTTACAGAATCTTTGATGTTAACTCTTTTATCAAAAAATTTATTACGTGGAAAAAATCTAACTTCTTTTATATTGCAAAAATTTAAAGATATTGTTTCACAACAATAA
- the ftsY gene encoding signal recognition particle-docking protein FtsY, producing the protein MFFLNKKYLEKTRMKFFSKMQTIFSKKQENLDTLLDNLEDLLLSADIGTKTTIKIINNLEHRINKNNITINKIEDLYTVLKEEINKIIIKKQYDIIPIYQKIEMSNQPYVIMMIGVNGVGKTTTLGKLAFMLKQQGFQLMIGAADTFRAAAINQLEIWTKHIGIPIIKKITSDPASVAYDTLQSAISHKIDAVLIDTAGRLQNKIGLMEELSKINRVMKKVIPNAPHEIILILDASIGQNTFEQVKSFSSFVKISSIIITKLDGTAKGGVLIGIIDQFNIPIQYIGIGEKINDLKKFNKKEFIDFFFV; encoded by the coding sequence ATGTTTTTTTTAAATAAAAAATATTTGGAAAAAACTAGAATGAAGTTTTTTTCAAAAATGCAAACTATTTTTTCAAAAAAACAAGAAAATTTAGATACATTATTAGATAATTTAGAAGATCTATTATTATCTGCAGATATTGGAACAAAAACAACTATTAAAATTATTAATAATCTTGAACACAGAATTAATAAAAATAATATAACTATAAATAAAATAGAAGATTTATATACTGTTTTAAAAGAAGAAATAAATAAAATTATTATAAAAAAACAATATGATATTATTCCTATATATCAAAAAATTGAAATGAGTAATCAACCATATGTAATTATGATGATTGGAGTTAATGGTGTTGGAAAAACTACAACACTTGGAAAATTAGCTTTTATGTTGAAACAACAAGGATTTCAATTAATGATAGGAGCAGCAGATACTTTTCGAGCTGCAGCTATTAATCAACTTGAAATATGGACTAAACACATAGGAATACCTATAATCAAAAAAATTACTTCTGATCCAGCTTCTGTTGCATATGATACTTTACAATCTGCTATATCTCACAAAATAGATGCTGTATTAATTGATACAGCAGGTAGATTACAAAATAAAATTGGTTTAATGGAAGAATTATCTAAAATTAATCGAGTTATGAAAAAAGTGATACCCAATGCACCTCATGAAATTATATTAATTTTAGATGCAAGTATAGGACAAAATACTTTTGAACAAGTAAAATCTTTTTCTTCTTTTGTTAAAATATCTTCAATAATAATAACAAAATTAGATGGAACTGCGAAAGGTGGTGTTCTTATTGGTATCATAGATCAGTTTAATATACCAATTCAATATATAGGAATAGGCGAAAAAATAAATGATTTAAAAAAATTTAATAAAAAAGAATTTATAGACTTTTTTTTTGTATAA
- the prfA gene encoding peptide chain release factor 1, which produces MITNSSLNKKFEVFKKEFDQISKLISLPNIIYNKKKYHKLLKQYKKIEKWINYYNEYNNKLSYLNELNSILEHDTDPEMINIASAEKKNILEEILYFKNKLNHTFSSSSQSQNINDNNRNAIVELRSGTGGNEACLFVEEILRMYIMYFKQMHWKYKIMHAQKSGSTGYKEIILEVSSGSNNKDNVYGNLKFESGVHRVQRIPKTESQGRIHTSAITVAVLPEIQELEMKINLTDIKKETFRSSGAGGQHVNKTESAVRLTHIPSKITVECQEERSQHKNFEKAMNVLRARLFQQEMNKRCQERSFQRKCLISTGDRSVKIRTYNYPNKRVTDHRVKKSIYDITGFMNGNIQKMIDCLKEKYIQ; this is translated from the coding sequence ATGATTACAAATTCATCATTGAATAAAAAATTTGAAGTATTTAAAAAAGAATTTGATCAAATTTCAAAATTGATTTCTCTTCCTAACATTATATATAATAAAAAAAAATATCACAAATTATTAAAACAATATAAAAAAATAGAAAAATGGATAAACTATTATAATGAATATAATAATAAATTATCATATTTAAATGAGCTCAATTCTATTTTAGAACATGATACAGATCCAGAAATGATAAATATAGCATCTGCAGAAAAAAAAAATATATTAGAAGAAATATTATATTTTAAAAATAAATTAAATCATACTTTTTCATCTTCATCACAATCACAAAATATCAATGATAATAATAGAAATGCTATAGTAGAATTACGTTCAGGAACTGGTGGAAATGAAGCGTGTCTATTTGTTGAAGAAATATTAAGAATGTATATTATGTATTTTAAACAAATGCATTGGAAATATAAAATAATGCATGCTCAAAAAAGTGGATCCACAGGATATAAAGAAATTATATTAGAAGTCAGTAGTGGCAGTAATAATAAAGATAATGTGTATGGCAATCTGAAATTTGAATCTGGAGTACATAGAGTGCAAAGAATTCCAAAAACTGAATCTCAAGGTAGAATTCATACATCAGCAATTACTGTAGCAGTATTACCAGAAATTCAAGAATTAGAAATGAAAATCAATCTAACTGATATAAAAAAAGAAACATTTAGATCTAGTGGAGCTGGAGGACAACATGTGAATAAAACAGAATCAGCAGTTAGATTAACTCATATACCAAGTAAAATAACTGTTGAATGTCAAGAAGAAAGATCTCAACATAAAAATTTTGAAAAGGCTATGAATGTATTAAGAGCTAGATTATTCCAACAAGAAATGAATAAAAGATGTCAAGAAAGATCTTTTCAAAGAAAATGTTTAATCTCTACTGGAGATCGGTCAGTTAAAATCAGAACTTATAACTATCCAAACAAAAGAGTAACAGATCATAGAGTAAAAAAATCAATTTATGATATTACAGGATTTATGAATGGAAATATTCAAAAAATGATAGATTGTCTAAAAGAAAAATATATACAATAA
- a CDS encoding YebC/PmpR family DNA-binding transcriptional regulator, translating into MSGHSKWSNIQHRKIHQDCIKSKKFSKIIKEIFIAVKHLESKNYSFQLKKLISNAKSMNIPKHTIEKTIQKALNIQNSQNIKTFNIEGKILGVSMIIECMTDNYNRMMSKLKNCFNKIGGRLCKNGELIHLFNHIGIFYVNTKNINCPIEEFELMSIDFGAKDFFIKKNIIYIYTDFKSFGFMKNNLEKFNIYYKSEIQWQAKYLQKISKNIKNKIIYFIETLKMNEDIKQIYCNI; encoded by the coding sequence ATGTCTGGACATAGTAAATGGTCTAATATACAACATAGAAAAATACATCAAGATTGCATAAAATCTAAAAAATTTTCAAAAATAATAAAAGAGATCTTTATTGCTGTAAAACATTTGGAATCAAAAAATTATTCTTTTCAATTAAAAAAACTTATATCCAATGCAAAATCTATGAATATACCTAAACATACTATAGAAAAAACAATACAAAAAGCGTTAAATATACAAAATTCACAGAATATAAAAACTTTTAATATAGAAGGTAAAATATTAGGTGTTAGTATGATTATAGAATGTATGACTGATAATTACAATCGTATGATGTCTAAATTAAAAAATTGTTTTAATAAAATAGGAGGTAGATTATGTAAAAATGGTGAACTAATTCATTTATTTAATCATATAGGAATCTTTTATGTAAATACAAAAAATATTAATTGTCCAATAGAAGAATTTGAATTAATGTCTATAGATTTTGGAGCAAAAGATTTCTTTATAAAAAAAAATATAATATACATATATACAGATTTTAAATCTTTTGGATTCATGAAAAATAATTTAGAAAAATTTAATATTTATTATAAATCTGAAATTCAATGGCAGGCAAAATATTTACAAAAAATCTCAAAAAATATTAAAAATAAAATAATATATTTTATTGAAACACTCAAAATGAATGAAGATATAAAACAAATTTATTGTAATATATAA
- a CDS encoding DUF4293 family protein, with product MLFCKNNKLQIILNILNIFFNSVNSIVILLFTYFNKELNSSLLICLLLFSILFLLLSNKSIKKNIKIIKSSNRIR from the coding sequence ATGTTATTTTGCAAAAATAATAAATTACAAATAATATTAAATATTTTAAATATTTTTTTTAATAGTGTAAATAGTATAGTAATTTTATTATTCACTTATTTCAATAAAGAATTAAATAGTTCTCTACTTATTTGTTTACTATTATTTTCTATATTGTTTTTATTATTATCGAATAAATCAATCAAAAAAAATATAAAAATAATTAAATCATCAAATAGAATACGATAA
- the accC gene encoding acetyl-CoA carboxylase biotin carboxylase subunit — MFKKILIANRGEIALRIIRTVKEMGIKTVAVYSTADKYSLHVYFADEAVCIGPPSPYLSYLNVPNIISAAEITNSDAIHPGYGFLSENAYFSYMCKKHKIKFIGPLPNHIIQMGNKILAKQTMKKAGILCIPGTECLKEKYSYKEVENLAEKIGYPIVIKSVSGGGGKGIRSVFKKNDLKKSWENAQKESLICFGKPDLYLEKLIINPRHIEIQIISDKYGQTCHLSERDCSIQRRNQKLVEEAPSPFLTPYLRKTMGEQAVKAAEFINYEGIGTVEFLVDKNTNFYFMEMNTRIQVEHAITEEITGLDLVQEQIFIANGKKISGKNFYPNKYSIECRINAEESKQEFRPYPGKITQMHLPGGKGVRIDTHIYAGYNVPHYYDSMIAKIITTANSRKETIEKMRRSLDEFVIEGISTTIPFHIQMMKNHFFIQGDYNINFIETMLSNY, encoded by the coding sequence ATGTTTAAAAAAATATTAATTGCAAATCGTGGAGAAATTGCTTTAAGAATTATAAGAACAGTAAAAGAAATGGGAATAAAAACGGTAGCAGTATATTCTACGGCAGATAAATATAGTCTTCATGTATATTTTGCAGATGAAGCTGTTTGTATTGGTCCTCCATCTCCATATTTATCATATTTAAATGTTCCAAATATTATTTCAGCCGCAGAAATAACTAATTCTGATGCAATTCATCCAGGATATGGTTTTTTATCTGAAAATGCATATTTTTCTTATATGTGTAAGAAACATAAAATTAAATTTATAGGGCCTTTACCAAATCATATTATTCAAATGGGAAATAAGATTTTAGCTAAACAAACTATGAAAAAAGCTGGTATTTTATGTATTCCTGGAACTGAATGTTTAAAAGAAAAATATTCATATAAAGAAGTAGAAAATCTTGCAGAAAAAATAGGATATCCTATTGTGATCAAATCAGTTTCTGGAGGAGGAGGAAAAGGAATAAGATCTGTTTTTAAAAAGAATGATTTAAAAAAATCTTGGGAAAATGCTCAAAAAGAATCTTTAATATGTTTTGGAAAACCAGATTTATATTTAGAAAAATTAATTATTAATCCAAGACATATAGAAATACAAATTATTAGTGATAAATATGGACAAACATGCCATTTATCAGAACGAGATTGTTCTATACAGAGAAGAAATCAAAAATTAGTAGAAGAAGCTCCGTCACCTTTTTTAACTCCGTATTTAAGAAAAACAATGGGAGAACAAGCAGTTAAGGCAGCTGAATTTATTAATTATGAAGGAATAGGAACAGTTGAATTTTTAGTAGATAAAAATACAAATTTTTATTTTATGGAAATGAATACCAGAATACAAGTAGAACATGCTATTACTGAAGAAATAACTGGATTAGATCTTGTTCAAGAACAAATATTTATAGCAAATGGCAAAAAAATATCAGGAAAAAATTTTTATCCAAACAAATATTCAATTGAGTGTAGAATTAATGCAGAAGAATCTAAACAAGAATTTCGTCCATATCCAGGAAAAATTACTCAAATGCATTTACCTGGTGGTAAAGGAGTTCGTATTGATACTCATATTTATGCTGGATATAATGTGCCACATTATTATGATTCTATGATTGCAAAGATTATTACTACAGCAAATAGTAGAAAAGAAACTATTGAAAAAATGCGTAGATCATTAGATGAATTTGTCATAGAAGGTATTAGTACCACTATTCCTTTTCATATACAAATGATGAAAAATCATTTTTTTATACAAGGAGATTATAATATTAATTTTATAGAGACAATGTTATCAAATTATTGA
- the rpmF gene encoding 50S ribosomal protein L32: MAHPKRRQSKSRRNKRRTHLKVNIPLLSKCSLTNQKYLYHHAYWKNKQLIYKGKVIFIKNQK, from the coding sequence ATGGCACATCCTAAAAGAAGACAATCTAAATCAAGACGAAATAAAAGAAGAACTCATTTAAAAGTAAACATACCTTTATTGTCTAAATGTTCTTTAACTAATCAAAAATATTTATATCATCATGCATATTGGAAAAACAAACAACTTATTTATAAAGGAAAAGTAATTTTTATTAAAAACCAAAAATGA